A section of the Spirosoma pollinicola genome encodes:
- a CDS encoding ATP-binding protein, giving the protein MRVIQLLIPASFLFFYSVCSFAQRAPSPTDTTYIMALLRKAEAVEMQQPQKALQDYQRAFSFAQKIDYTKGYFESIRLITYLLDVLGRHDESHKLANEGLQKALRDTNQQYRSTCYFALAQSAKWQGKNKEAIGYFKQAAPFMLAHPNRRKAAVLYQNLGLIYETEKLYPQALTYFNRALTNDRLAKSSPQDISLDYQSMATVYVKQNRLPLAMTYYKKALPLLDSTRDIVFLINVYGNQANLHKELTHIDSSLYYYQKALRLNHSANNPLQELHLLAGLAETYNEMKQYEQAKTLLNQAHVLAKQHKVGLSEFRNIYRELANANLGLHNYKAAIPWYDKYMQTKDSLSTLEAKALLEEYELKLRQAEASQKLAGKQRQIDRLEQDRQRQNLWILIAALAGVVVVSGLVFAYLYARQRQLTAHNALLAAESAHALAIVQSQLQGQQSERLRIAKEMHDDLGASLTAIGLLSEVVKTRMGTSTTSEVEKISTISADMITTMNEIIWSLNTKNDSLNGLIAYIRAYASEFIDNTDLHLLTQVNESPQEITIRGIDRRNVFLTVKEALHNVVKHAHATHVSLTIRPENARLFIEVSDDGQGFVPSERTRLRNGLGNMQHRMSESGGTCEIESSPGGTWVKITFPYPLVPADKILQT; this is encoded by the coding sequence ATGCGGGTTATACAACTCCTTATTCCAGCTTCTTTCCTGTTTTTCTATTCCGTCTGCAGTTTTGCTCAACGAGCACCCAGCCCCACAGACACGACCTACATCATGGCTCTGCTCAGGAAAGCAGAAGCCGTTGAAATGCAGCAGCCTCAAAAGGCCTTACAGGATTATCAACGAGCTTTTTCGTTCGCTCAAAAAATTGATTACACCAAAGGCTATTTTGAGAGTATCCGGCTGATAACCTATTTACTCGATGTACTGGGTCGCCATGATGAATCCCACAAATTAGCCAATGAAGGGCTACAGAAAGCCCTGCGTGATACTAATCAGCAATACCGGAGTACATGCTATTTCGCGCTGGCGCAATCGGCCAAATGGCAGGGTAAAAACAAAGAAGCCATTGGCTACTTCAAGCAGGCAGCTCCGTTTATGCTTGCCCATCCCAATCGCCGGAAAGCCGCCGTTCTCTACCAGAATCTCGGGCTTATTTATGAAACCGAAAAACTTTATCCGCAGGCGCTAACCTATTTTAACCGGGCGCTTACCAATGATCGGCTGGCCAAAAGTTCGCCCCAGGATATCTCGCTGGATTATCAAAGCATGGCAACGGTTTATGTGAAGCAAAACCGATTGCCGCTGGCAATGACCTATTATAAAAAAGCATTGCCACTACTCGACTCGACCCGCGACATTGTATTCCTGATCAATGTCTATGGGAATCAGGCCAATCTGCACAAAGAATTGACTCATATTGATTCATCCCTTTATTACTACCAAAAGGCCCTTCGCCTGAATCATTCGGCCAATAATCCCCTTCAGGAACTGCATCTGTTAGCGGGACTCGCCGAAACGTACAACGAAATGAAGCAATATGAACAGGCAAAAACCCTGCTAAACCAGGCTCATGTATTAGCCAAACAACACAAAGTTGGACTATCGGAATTCCGTAATATTTACCGCGAATTGGCAAACGCGAATCTGGGTTTACACAACTATAAAGCGGCTATACCCTGGTATGATAAATACATGCAAACCAAGGATTCGCTATCTACTCTGGAGGCCAAAGCGCTTCTGGAGGAGTATGAGCTCAAACTGCGTCAGGCTGAAGCCAGCCAAAAACTGGCCGGAAAACAGCGGCAGATTGATCGTTTGGAACAAGACCGGCAACGGCAAAATTTGTGGATATTGATAGCAGCCCTCGCGGGCGTAGTGGTTGTGAGCGGGTTAGTATTCGCCTACTTGTATGCCCGACAGCGCCAGCTTACCGCCCACAACGCATTGCTGGCTGCCGAAAGCGCCCATGCGCTGGCAATCGTACAATCGCAGTTGCAGGGACAGCAAAGCGAACGGTTGCGCATCGCCAAAGAAATGCACGACGATCTGGGGGCTTCCTTAACGGCCATTGGCCTGTTGAGCGAAGTGGTCAAAACCCGTATGGGCACGTCAACAACGTCTGAAGTGGAAAAGATTTCGACGATCTCAGCCGATATGATCACCACCATGAACGAAATAATCTGGTCGCTAAATACCAAAAATGATAGTCTCAACGGACTGATCGCCTATATACGGGCGTATGCCAGCGAGTTTATCGACAATACAGATTTACACTTACTTACGCAGGTCAATGAGTCACCCCAAGAGATCACTATCCGGGGAATCGATCGCCGAAATGTATTCCTGACTGTCAAGGAAGCCTTGCATAATGTGGTGAAGCATGCTCACGCGACCCATGTATCGCTCACGATTCGGCCAGAAAATGCCCGGTTGTTCATTGAGGTAAGTGACGATGGGCAGGGGTTTGTACCCAGTGAGCGAACCCGATTGCGGAATGGGCTGGGGAACATGCAGCACCGTATGAGCGAATCGGGGGGCACCTGCGAAATTGAGTCCTCGCCGGGGGGTACCTGGGTAAAAATTACGTTTCCCTACCCGCTAGTGCCAGCAGACAAAATACTACAAACGTAG
- a CDS encoding dihydrolipoamide acetyltransferase family protein — protein sequence MALIDMVMPKMGESIMECTVIAWLKQPGDRIEADESLLEVATDKVDTEVPAPHNGILKEILANNGDVVAVGAPIARIEVEEAIDKGTKPASTTPAEQSAANSDQTPVGIGDVANVPAPEETELHESVVFTAAHELESSIAAMSSRSAPVEKAVATSATTLAGDSPIFADRFYSPLVLNIAREESVSRDELDRIQGSGAENRITKKDILAYVIDRAEGRGYDTTSNGAKAGDTPQATNGVQLPTPAIQPVPTQSGKQVNGSVNGQTDIIQMDRMRKLIAQRMVESKQISPHVSSFVEADLTPLVEWRTRIKDQYKQQTGENLTYTPMLVEAIVKAIKDFPMINVSVEGDSILVKKAINIGMAVALPSGNLIVPVIHNADQYNLVGLTKKVNDLTKRARENKLTADDLAGGTYTISNIGTFGNLMGTPIILQPQVAIMAFGAIVKKPAVIETLQGDFIGIRQLMFLSHSYDHRVVDGSLGGQFVRRVADYLEKFDTTLKL from the coding sequence ATGGCTCTCATTGATATGGTTATGCCCAAAATGGGCGAAAGTATAATGGAATGCACGGTTATCGCCTGGCTGAAACAGCCGGGCGACCGGATTGAGGCAGACGAATCGTTGCTGGAGGTCGCTACAGACAAAGTAGATACCGAAGTACCTGCCCCGCATAATGGCATTCTGAAAGAAATTCTGGCAAACAATGGCGACGTAGTCGCTGTGGGCGCTCCTATTGCCCGAATCGAAGTCGAAGAAGCTATTGATAAAGGAACAAAACCAGCCTCGACTACCCCAGCCGAACAGTCGGCAGCGAATTCCGATCAAACACCCGTTGGCATTGGTGATGTAGCCAACGTTCCGGCTCCCGAGGAAACAGAGTTGCACGAGTCGGTGGTTTTTACAGCCGCCCATGAACTCGAATCAAGTATTGCGGCTATGAGTAGCCGGTCAGCTCCTGTTGAGAAAGCCGTGGCAACGTCTGCCACAACGCTGGCTGGCGACTCACCTATTTTTGCCGACCGGTTCTACTCCCCGCTGGTACTGAATATCGCCAGGGAAGAAAGCGTTTCGCGCGATGAACTCGACCGAATCCAGGGGTCAGGCGCCGAGAACCGTATCACTAAAAAAGACATTCTTGCCTATGTCATTGATCGGGCAGAAGGTAGAGGGTATGACACAACGAGTAACGGGGCAAAAGCTGGCGATACACCACAGGCAACTAACGGTGTCCAGCTACCAACCCCAGCTATACAACCTGTGCCAACGCAGTCGGGAAAACAGGTAAATGGCTCTGTAAACGGCCAGACTGATATTATCCAGATGGACCGGATGCGCAAATTGATTGCGCAGCGGATGGTCGAATCAAAGCAGATTTCGCCCCACGTCAGCTCGTTTGTTGAAGCTGATTTGACTCCCCTTGTGGAGTGGCGCACCCGGATAAAAGATCAATATAAACAACAGACTGGCGAGAATCTGACCTATACGCCCATGCTGGTCGAAGCCATTGTGAAGGCGATAAAAGACTTCCCGATGATCAATGTTTCGGTGGAAGGCGATTCGATACTGGTCAAAAAGGCAATCAACATCGGGATGGCCGTTGCCTTACCGAGTGGCAATCTGATCGTGCCCGTCATTCACAACGCCGACCAGTACAATCTCGTTGGCCTGACAAAAAAGGTCAACGACCTGACAAAACGCGCTCGTGAAAATAAACTCACCGCCGATGATCTGGCGGGGGGCACCTATACGATCTCCAACATTGGCACGTTTGGCAACCTGATGGGTACGCCCATTATTCTTCAACCCCAGGTGGCCATCATGGCCTTTGGTGCTATTGTGAAGAAACCGGCTGTCATTGAAACCCTACAGGGCGACTTTATCGGTATTCGGCAATTAATGTTCCTCTCCCACTCCTACGACCATCGCGTTGTTGATGGATCGTTGGGCGGCCAGTTCGTGCGTCGCGTCGCCGATTACCTTGAAAAATTTGATACAACGCTTAAACTATAA
- a CDS encoding competence/damage-inducible protein A has protein sequence MTNTVRAEVITIGDEILFGQITDTNTAWIGTELTNIGVRVVRKTSVGDQQDAILQSLQEAHQRADIIIITGGLGPTKDDITKKTLCTYFGVGMVRNEIALALVTGFFEKRGREMTDLNRGQADLPANATYMQNDWGTAPGMWFEHEGRVYVSLPGVPFEMKHLMSNRILPKLTEHFKTPIIKHKMIRTVGIGESFLAERIEAWEDALPDHIKLAYLPSFGGVKLRLTATGDDNALLDQELAEQVAKVMPLIEKNVYGFDSDEIENVVGKLLVEKNLTLSVAESCTGGYVSAQITKVPGSSAYFWGSVVSYSNSVKISQLGVQPETLDQFGAVSEETIRQMAEGVRKTLGTNVGIATSGIAGPGGGTPEKPVGTIWIACATDQRTVTRLLKLGQYRDQNIQLTTMYVLNMLREELINQ, from the coding sequence ATGACCAACACCGTCCGCGCCGAAGTAATAACCATTGGCGACGAAATATTATTCGGCCAAATCACCGATACGAATACCGCCTGGATAGGCACCGAACTAACAAATATTGGCGTTCGTGTTGTCCGGAAAACATCCGTAGGCGATCAACAGGATGCCATTTTGCAAAGCCTGCAGGAAGCCCATCAGCGTGCCGACATCATTATTATAACCGGTGGCTTGGGGCCAACTAAAGACGATATTACCAAAAAGACGCTTTGTACCTATTTTGGTGTCGGGATGGTTCGCAATGAGATTGCCCTGGCTTTGGTTACGGGATTTTTCGAGAAGCGGGGCCGTGAAATGACCGACCTAAATCGGGGTCAGGCCGATCTCCCGGCCAATGCAACTTATATGCAGAACGATTGGGGCACCGCTCCCGGCATGTGGTTCGAGCACGAGGGGCGGGTGTATGTGTCGCTGCCAGGTGTACCGTTCGAGATGAAACACCTCATGTCGAACCGCATTCTGCCGAAACTGACCGAGCATTTTAAAACGCCCATTATCAAGCATAAAATGATTCGGACGGTTGGCATTGGCGAATCATTTCTCGCCGAACGGATCGAAGCCTGGGAAGATGCCCTACCCGACCACATTAAACTGGCTTATCTGCCAAGTTTTGGCGGTGTAAAACTTCGGTTAACCGCAACCGGCGACGATAATGCATTATTAGATCAGGAACTGGCCGAGCAAGTGGCGAAGGTGATGCCGCTTATAGAAAAAAATGTATACGGCTTCGACAGTGATGAGATTGAAAACGTTGTTGGTAAGCTGCTGGTTGAGAAAAATTTAACACTAAGCGTTGCCGAAAGTTGTACAGGAGGCTATGTATCGGCTCAAATCACAAAAGTGCCGGGGTCGTCGGCTTACTTCTGGGGAAGCGTTGTTAGCTACAGCAACAGCGTAAAAATATCGCAGTTGGGCGTACAACCTGAAACCCTGGATCAGTTCGGAGCGGTTAGCGAAGAAACGATTCGCCAGATGGCCGAAGGTGTTCGCAAAACACTCGGTACAAACGTAGGGATTGCCACGAGTGGCATTGCAGGCCCCGGTGGAGGAACGCCCGAAAAGCCCGTTGGTACGATCTGGATTGCCTGTGCTACCGACCAGCGCACCGTGACACGACTACTCAAACTGGGCCAATACCGCGACCAGAACATTCAGCTTACAACAATGTATGTATTGAATATGCTGCGGGAAGAACTTATAAACCAATGA
- a CDS encoding DUF4197 domain-containing protein — MIKKKVFAAALLALTISQSSFAQDSTKTTAPQQSGGGIFGKVLKAVTNATSGTSGGLTSSDIATGLKEALQIGISKGSDQASALNGYFKNPLLKIAFPPEAQKVASTLRQIGFSKQVDQFELSLNRAAEDAAKKAKPVFIKAITSMSIQDAVGILRGQNDAATQYLRRTSGQQLVSEFTPIVDSTLKKNNATKYYSELVNTYNKVPFVQKVNPDLTQYATNKAVDGLFILVAQEEQKIRENPAARVTDLLKKVFSKQ, encoded by the coding sequence ATGATAAAGAAAAAAGTTTTCGCAGCCGCCTTATTGGCGCTAACCATAAGTCAAAGCAGTTTTGCTCAGGACTCAACCAAAACGACAGCTCCGCAACAATCAGGTGGTGGCATTTTTGGTAAAGTGCTAAAGGCAGTCACGAATGCGACTTCGGGTACATCGGGTGGCCTGACCAGCAGTGATATTGCTACAGGTTTGAAAGAGGCTCTTCAAATTGGCATTAGCAAGGGCTCTGATCAGGCGTCGGCATTGAACGGCTATTTTAAAAACCCATTGCTAAAAATTGCCTTTCCACCCGAAGCGCAGAAAGTTGCTTCAACCCTCCGGCAGATAGGTTTCAGCAAGCAAGTCGATCAATTCGAGCTGTCGCTGAATCGGGCTGCTGAAGATGCTGCCAAAAAAGCAAAGCCGGTGTTTATCAAGGCCATAACATCAATGAGTATCCAGGATGCCGTTGGTATTTTGCGGGGGCAAAATGATGCCGCTACGCAATACCTGCGCCGGACGTCAGGTCAGCAACTGGTATCTGAGTTTACACCCATTGTTGATAGTACGCTTAAGAAAAACAATGCTACCAAATACTATTCTGAACTGGTCAACACCTACAACAAGGTACCGTTTGTGCAGAAAGTTAACCCAGATCTAACTCAATATGCGACTAATAAAGCGGTTGACGGGCTGTTCATTTTAGTGGCTCAGGAAGAGCAAAAGATTCGGGAAAATCCGGCGGCACGGGTTACGGACTTGCTGAAGAAAGTATTCAGCAAGCAATAG
- a CDS encoding LytR/AlgR family response regulator transcription factor, with protein sequence MTIVLLEDEAIAARQLVDLLTRLVPDAHILATLPSVQEATNWLSSNPAPDLLFSDIELLDGNVFALFDRVQVSCPVIFTTAYDQFLLRAFQGNGIAYLLKPFTEHQLRQALDKYTRLQMSLTTLVPTLTEAVLNQLRDALRPAQTSYRQRFAVKLRQGIHLLDVDEITYMQADEGVVFAYDTKGQKYPLNGSLNELEEQLDPARFFRLNRSELIHIRYIDRLEPYFNDRLAVRIVGRTEPLIGSTARTPDLRRWVEG encoded by the coding sequence GTGACCATTGTTCTACTCGAAGACGAAGCCATAGCTGCCCGTCAACTCGTCGATTTACTGACTCGATTAGTACCTGATGCCCATATTTTGGCCACATTACCCAGCGTTCAGGAAGCCACCAACTGGCTGTCAAGCAACCCCGCACCCGACTTACTTTTTTCGGACATTGAACTTCTGGATGGTAACGTGTTTGCCTTGTTTGACCGGGTGCAGGTGAGCTGCCCAGTTATTTTCACAACGGCCTACGATCAGTTTTTGTTACGGGCCTTTCAGGGAAACGGTATTGCTTATCTGCTTAAGCCGTTTACCGAGCATCAGCTACGGCAGGCACTGGACAAATATACACGGCTGCAAATGTCGCTGACCACACTCGTACCCACGTTAACTGAAGCGGTCCTGAACCAATTGCGCGATGCGCTCCGCCCTGCACAAACGAGCTACCGACAACGCTTCGCCGTTAAACTTCGTCAGGGTATTCACCTGCTGGATGTTGATGAGATCACATACATGCAGGCAGACGAAGGGGTTGTTTTTGCTTACGATACAAAGGGACAAAAGTACCCACTGAATGGCAGCCTGAACGAATTGGAGGAGCAGCTCGACCCCGCCCGTTTTTTCCGGCTCAATCGGTCTGAGCTGATCCACATCCGGTATATTGATCGTCTGGAACCTTATTTCAATGACAGGCTGGCTGTACGCATCGTAGGCCGAACCGAACCGCTCATCGGTAGTACTGCCCGCACGCCCGATCTGCGTCGGTGGGTGGAGGGGTGA
- a CDS encoding sensor histidine kinase produces the protein MKISQPNFRKPTRSDWTLMAILWAMAFPFMVFGNLGRPWWFILTGWAFDVLIHSGLAILMVYILFPAFLFTRRYLMLFFSLLGALLIFATVHRFGLWLLHYQDQPFRWFSVITSLVNIAPQASVLAAVLTGKQFFETQQRLVHTEKERAEAELRHLKAQIDPHFLFNNLNVLGALIERSPEQASAYLHRFSALYRYLIRNKDEDVVPLADELAFLSDYIYLIRQRFGRAYEIVTTMRIADTLSVLVLPGSLQTLVENAVKHNQSSDTDPLLIELTITDEAVVVRNELRPKLTPVDSTGTGLRNLQARYQLLSDKAVLVQPTATEFVVTLPILRPAVVESNNPFTVSK, from the coding sequence ATGAAAATTAGTCAGCCGAACTTTCGCAAGCCCACCCGCTCCGACTGGACATTGATGGCGATTTTGTGGGCGATGGCTTTCCCCTTTATGGTATTCGGCAATCTGGGCCGTCCCTGGTGGTTTATTCTGACTGGCTGGGCGTTCGATGTGCTCATCCATTCAGGATTAGCCATTCTGATGGTTTACATCCTGTTTCCTGCCTTTCTATTCACCCGCCGGTATTTGATGTTGTTTTTTTCTTTACTGGGAGCACTACTGATTTTTGCTACTGTCCATAGGTTCGGCCTTTGGCTGCTTCATTACCAGGATCAACCGTTCCGATGGTTCAGTGTCATTACCAGCCTGGTAAACATCGCCCCTCAGGCGAGTGTGTTGGCAGCGGTATTGACGGGGAAACAGTTTTTTGAGACACAACAACGGCTGGTCCACACCGAGAAAGAACGCGCAGAAGCCGAATTGCGACACCTCAAAGCACAAATCGACCCGCACTTTCTGTTCAACAACCTGAATGTGCTGGGTGCCCTTATTGAGCGCAGTCCTGAACAGGCCAGTGCCTATTTACACCGATTTTCGGCGTTGTATCGCTACCTCATTCGGAACAAAGATGAAGACGTTGTGCCGCTGGCCGACGAACTGGCCTTTCTCAGCGATTACATTTATCTGATTCGGCAACGGTTTGGGCGGGCTTACGAAATCGTGACTACGATGCGTATTGCCGACACGCTTAGTGTGCTGGTTCTGCCGGGAAGTTTGCAAACGCTGGTCGAAAACGCCGTGAAGCATAACCAGAGCAGCGACACCGACCCCTTGCTGATTGAGTTGACGATTACGGATGAAGCCGTCGTGGTGAGGAATGAACTGCGTCCTAAACTTACTCCCGTTGACTCTACGGGAACGGGCCTTCGGAATTTACAGGCTCGCTACCAACTGCTGTCGGATAAGGCCGTGCTGGTGCAGCCGACAGCAACCGAGTTTGTCGTCACGTTACCAATCCTGCGTCCCGCTGTTGTCGAATCGAATAACCCATTTACTGTTAGTAAATAG
- a CDS encoding outer membrane beta-barrel protein, which produces MRLLFFAFTLLCLPSGLWAQSAPSTTTSVTGSSRVRIVLTDAKQQPIFGATVRLRLWTDSTSQVTTISDTAGIAQLNLRSDALYALSVTALGKKPLTQGIRLTKAQSTFRFTLEAEAKTLTTVTVTARKALMQQEDDKTIINPELIANSSTNAFELLTKTPCLFLDQDGNVYLNSAVPATIYINGREQRMSAEDVATLLRSLPPNSVERIEVMRTPSARYDASSAGGAVNIVLKKGVKLGRTGSVTANMNQGRFGNQGVGFSLNDGNGTRSTYLNINYSRRNNYDLLTSSRQLPGNQTISQEAYTRTPGDALFAGYGLGYQLNRRWEVNLDGRANYGFTNSFADNTTQIRATEGSQPFVENINTLQNKGRNGSLTQGLSSRYKLDSLGSEITADFSYSYFDNRTDQAYQTQFQLPINPTLVSEGTLLNRRQLATAKLDWIQKLPHKLTLEAGLKTSNQWLASKTNYVNILQAVRQPDLSRTNTFDYTDGIHSGYVQAAKTFGKFILKTGLRVENTNMDGHQRVPTDTTFRVRRTDFFPYLYLSRPVVSIANFPVQASLIYRRSITRPGYEQLNPAIRYVDQYLYETGNPALQPQFTQNVEANLSVANLPILSVGQNYTQQLFSSVLYQSHVNTSIAYRTTDNLGQNRETYFRMLLGIPPGGRYFFVVIGQYNYNQYLGQYEGQPLTFNRGSWTLLTYHQLDLDSRSTLQVNGFWSIHGQRQFYELGNFGTVDMSINRKFLNSRLMVTLSLSDMVYTNRNTFVLNQGSIMAEGSRRGDTRRVGFSVRYNLGFKKQREESANPFNFDGLNQPNK; this is translated from the coding sequence ATGCGACTCCTATTCTTCGCCTTTACCCTTTTATGTTTACCCTCTGGTTTATGGGCACAATCGGCTCCGTCAACGACCACATCCGTTACTGGGTCAAGCCGTGTTCGGATTGTGCTGACCGACGCTAAACAACAGCCCATCTTTGGGGCTACGGTGCGGCTTCGGCTCTGGACGGATTCCACCAGCCAGGTCACTACCATCAGCGATACGGCGGGTATCGCTCAACTGAATTTGCGGTCTGATGCACTCTATGCGTTGAGCGTGACCGCGCTGGGCAAAAAGCCCCTTACTCAGGGAATCCGGCTGACGAAAGCCCAATCCACTTTCCGTTTCACACTCGAAGCCGAAGCCAAAACGTTAACGACCGTGACGGTCACGGCCCGGAAAGCCCTTATGCAGCAGGAGGACGATAAAACCATAATCAACCCTGAGCTCATTGCTAACAGCAGTACGAACGCTTTCGAACTACTTACCAAGACACCCTGCTTGTTTCTGGATCAGGATGGCAATGTTTATCTGAATAGTGCAGTACCAGCCACTATTTACATTAATGGCCGGGAGCAGCGTATGAGCGCCGAGGACGTGGCCACGTTACTTCGGAGCCTCCCACCCAACAGCGTTGAACGAATAGAAGTGATGCGGACGCCTTCGGCCCGTTATGATGCGTCGAGCGCCGGAGGAGCGGTAAATATTGTCCTGAAAAAAGGAGTCAAACTGGGCCGGACGGGAAGCGTAACCGCCAACATGAATCAGGGGAGATTTGGCAATCAGGGCGTTGGGTTTAGTCTGAACGATGGTAACGGAACTCGATCAACTTACCTGAATATAAATTACAGTCGACGAAATAATTATGACCTGCTAACCAGTTCACGACAGCTACCCGGCAACCAGACCATCAGCCAGGAAGCTTATACCCGTACGCCGGGCGATGCACTCTTTGCGGGGTATGGCCTGGGCTACCAACTAAACCGGCGATGGGAAGTGAATCTTGATGGACGGGCAAATTATGGGTTTACCAACAGTTTTGCTGATAACACCACCCAAATCCGGGCGACAGAGGGCAGCCAGCCATTCGTCGAAAATATCAATACACTTCAGAACAAAGGCCGAAACGGATCGCTAACGCAGGGGCTATCCAGTCGCTATAAACTCGATTCGCTGGGATCTGAAATCACAGCAGACTTTTCGTACAGCTACTTCGACAACCGTACGGACCAGGCATACCAGACCCAGTTTCAACTCCCGATAAACCCTACGCTGGTTAGTGAGGGCACCCTCCTGAATCGCCGACAACTGGCAACTGCCAAGCTAGACTGGATTCAGAAACTGCCGCATAAATTAACACTCGAAGCGGGCTTGAAAACCAGTAACCAATGGCTGGCCAGCAAGACTAATTACGTCAATATTCTCCAGGCGGTTCGCCAGCCTGATCTGTCCCGCACTAATACCTTCGACTATACCGATGGCATCCATAGTGGGTATGTACAGGCGGCTAAAACATTTGGTAAGTTCATCCTAAAAACCGGGCTTCGAGTCGAAAATACGAATATGGACGGCCATCAGCGTGTTCCGACCGACACTACCTTCCGGGTCCGGCGCACCGACTTCTTCCCCTATCTTTACCTGAGTCGGCCGGTGGTGTCCATCGCTAATTTTCCCGTTCAGGCATCGCTCATTTATCGTCGGTCCATTACCCGACCTGGGTATGAGCAGCTAAATCCCGCTATTCGCTACGTAGATCAGTATCTGTACGAAACGGGTAATCCAGCCTTACAACCCCAATTTACGCAAAACGTGGAGGCTAACCTAAGCGTAGCTAACCTGCCGATTCTGTCTGTGGGGCAGAACTACACGCAGCAGCTCTTTTCAAGTGTGCTATACCAGAGCCACGTTAACACCAGCATCGCTTACCGAACAACTGACAACCTCGGTCAAAATCGGGAGACTTACTTTCGCATGTTGCTCGGTATTCCACCCGGTGGCCGCTATTTCTTCGTTGTGATCGGGCAGTATAATTATAACCAATACCTGGGGCAGTATGAAGGCCAGCCACTTACCTTCAATCGGGGTTCGTGGACATTGCTGACCTATCACCAGCTTGACCTCGATAGTCGCTCTACGCTTCAGGTTAACGGGTTCTGGTCGATTCATGGGCAGCGGCAGTTTTATGAACTCGGTAATTTTGGTACTGTCGATATGAGCATCAACCGCAAGTTCTTGAACAGCCGACTGATGGTTACCCTATCTCTTTCGGACATGGTCTATACCAACCGGAATACGTTTGTTCTGAATCAGGGTAGTATTATGGCGGAGGGTTCTCGTCGGGGCGACACCCGCCGGGTTGGTTTTAGTGTGCGCTATAATCTTGGATTCAAGAAACAGCGGGAAGAAAGCGCAAATCCATTTAATTTTGATGGCCTTAACCAACCCAACAAATGA
- a CDS encoding LytR/AlgR family response regulator transcription factor, with translation MNVVLIEDEDRTARQLVRLLKKYEPSINILAQLPSVSETVAWFKDHPLPDLAFMDIHLEDGLVFNVFEQLQLRLPIIFTTAYDEYMLKAFKVNSIDYLLKPIDYDELVAALDKFKAVRNSSTTPDLNTLLQLLQKPQTVGFKERFMISLGTKIHSVEVSDIAYFYTEEKATFLVNKAGQFMPLEYSLDQLLGLLNPSLFFRVNRQFLVARPAIQAIHTYSAGKLKLNLQPSAKEDVFVSLSRLSEFKDWLGR, from the coding sequence ATGAATGTCGTCCTAATCGAAGATGAAGATCGCACCGCCCGCCAGCTTGTGCGCCTACTAAAAAAATATGAGCCCTCGATTAACATTCTGGCCCAGCTTCCCTCTGTCAGCGAGACGGTTGCCTGGTTTAAGGACCATCCTTTGCCAGATTTGGCCTTTATGGATATACACCTGGAAGATGGACTGGTTTTTAACGTGTTCGAACAGCTTCAACTCCGTCTACCCATTATTTTTACGACGGCCTATGATGAGTATATGCTAAAAGCCTTCAAGGTCAATAGCATCGACTATCTGCTCAAACCCATTGACTACGATGAACTGGTGGCGGCTTTGGACAAATTCAAAGCCGTTCGCAACTCCTCAACGACGCCTGATCTTAATACGCTTCTACAACTGCTGCAAAAACCCCAGACAGTCGGTTTTAAAGAGCGGTTCATGATTAGCCTTGGCACCAAAATCCACAGTGTAGAAGTGTCCGATATTGCTTATTTCTACACAGAGGAGAAAGCTACATTTCTGGTAAACAAGGCCGGTCAATTTATGCCCCTCGAATACAGCCTCGACCAGTTACTGGGGTTACTTAATCCTTCCCTGTTTTTTCGGGTGAACCGCCAGTTCCTGGTTGCCCGACCTGCCATTCAGGCCATTCATACCTACTCGGCGGGCAAGCTCAAACTGAATTTGCAGCCCTCGGCAAAGGAAGATGTGTTCGTTAGTCTGAGCCGCCTGTCTGAGTTTAAAGACTGGTTGGGGCGTTAG